The following are encoded together in the Bradyrhizobium sp. CCGUVB1N3 genome:
- a CDS encoding TetR/AcrR family transcriptional regulator gives MTKKPTKPAMSSAARAKGHAPEASDEAATPGSNRATRAAERRAAIVEAALEEFIARGFAATRLDDIAKRAGVAKGTIYLHFKDKESMFEELVRIVIVPVVERLTTLPPPTGSVRDLVEAFATNFLKEVANTRRGDLVRLIVAEGPRFPAVADFYYREVVSRGMAGMRALIELGIARGEIQQKNLARFPQILVAPALIAVIWQSLFARHFPLDAQEMLRVHLDLIFGERRTT, from the coding sequence ATGACAAAGAAGCCGACCAAACCCGCCATGTCGTCCGCAGCCCGCGCCAAGGGTCATGCGCCCGAAGCCAGCGACGAAGCTGCCACTCCCGGATCAAACCGCGCCACGCGCGCGGCGGAGCGACGTGCGGCGATCGTGGAGGCGGCGCTGGAGGAGTTCATCGCGCGCGGCTTCGCGGCGACGCGGCTCGACGACATCGCCAAGCGCGCAGGCGTGGCGAAAGGCACGATCTACCTGCACTTCAAGGACAAGGAATCCATGTTCGAGGAGCTGGTGCGCATCGTCATCGTGCCGGTGGTCGAGCGGCTCACCACACTGCCGCCGCCGACCGGCTCGGTGCGCGACCTCGTCGAGGCCTTTGCGACCAATTTCCTGAAGGAGGTTGCGAACACCAGGCGCGGCGACCTCGTGCGCCTGATCGTTGCGGAGGGACCGCGCTTTCCGGCCGTGGCCGACTTCTACTACCGCGAGGTCGTCTCACGCGGGATGGCCGGCATGCGCGCGCTGATCGAGCTCGGGATTGCCCGCGGTGAGATTCAGCAAAAGAACCTCGCGCGCTTTCCCCAGATCCTGGTCGCGCCGGCGCTCATCGCGGTGATCTGGCAGAGCCTGTTTGCGCGGCATTTCCCGCTCGATGCGCAGGAGATGCTGCGCGTCCATCTTGATTTGATTTTTGGCGAACGGAGGACGACATGA
- a CDS encoding HlyD family secretion protein, with the protein MRSSQLIVRSVLAVALTIGLAGCKEQRDPGFQGWVEADMIFVSPDEAGRVIKLNVREGDEVKVGDALYSVDDDLQLADLNQNKATLANAQQTYDRAASLRGTGAGTQANLDSAVSALRVAEARVATSETRLARRKGFAPVAGTIQQIYFREGEMVAAQRPVLSIMPPGNMKLRFFVPETELPKLAIGDQVRVVCDNCADDLTAKIYFIATTAEYTPPVIYSLDERNKLVYLIQARPSRPDALRVGQPISVYLNPKTSEIKTPVADKR; encoded by the coding sequence ATGAGGTCGTCGCAATTGATTGTCCGCAGCGTATTGGCCGTTGCTCTCACCATTGGACTTGCCGGCTGCAAGGAGCAGCGCGATCCCGGCTTCCAGGGTTGGGTCGAGGCCGACATGATCTTCGTCAGTCCTGATGAGGCGGGACGTGTGATCAAGCTGAACGTTCGCGAGGGCGACGAGGTGAAGGTCGGCGACGCCCTTTATTCGGTCGACGACGATCTCCAGCTCGCCGATCTCAACCAGAACAAGGCGACGCTGGCGAACGCGCAGCAGACCTATGATCGGGCGGCCTCGCTGAGGGGAACTGGCGCCGGCACGCAGGCCAATCTCGATTCCGCGGTCTCGGCCTTGCGGGTCGCGGAGGCGCGCGTTGCGACCTCGGAAACGCGGCTTGCGCGGCGGAAAGGTTTTGCGCCGGTTGCCGGCACCATCCAGCAGATCTATTTCCGCGAGGGCGAGATGGTGGCGGCGCAGCGGCCGGTGCTGTCGATCATGCCGCCCGGAAACATGAAGCTGCGCTTCTTCGTGCCGGAGACCGAGCTGCCAAAGCTTGCGATCGGCGATCAGGTCCGGGTCGTCTGCGACAATTGCGCTGATGATCTCACCGCGAAGATCTATTTCATCGCGACCACAGCCGAGTACACGCCGCCGGTGATCTACAGCCTCGATGAGCGCAACAAGCTCGTCTATTTGATCCAGGCGCGGCCCTCCCGGCCGGATGCGCTGCGCGTGGGCCAGCCGATCAGCGTTTATCTCAATCCCAAGACTTCTGAAATCAAGACCCCGGTAGCGGACAAGCGATGA
- a CDS encoding ABC transporter ATP-binding protein, whose translation MNGTAGNGIAIDVKGLTKSFGGREVVHDLSMQVKRGSIYGFLGPNGSGKTTTIRMLCGLLTPDSGEGTCLGYDIRRDAERIKRQVGYMTQRFSLYQDLSVRENLEFVARLYGMRDARGAAGEMIKRLGLSGREEQLAGELSGGWKQRLALGACTLPNPQLLLLDEPTAGVDPKARRDFWNEIHALAAEGLTVLVSTHYMDEAERCHEIAYIAYGHLLTHGTVDEVIAKSALTTYTVTGDDLNGLATDLTGKPGVDMVAPFGTSLHVSGRDVATLDASIAPWRDKGGLHWQKSHPSLEDVFIELMNRSRDNFQ comes from the coding sequence ATGAACGGGACAGCCGGCAACGGTATCGCGATCGACGTCAAAGGGCTGACAAAGTCCTTTGGCGGCCGTGAGGTCGTGCATGATCTGTCGATGCAGGTGAAGCGCGGCTCGATCTACGGCTTTCTCGGCCCCAACGGCTCCGGCAAGACCACGACCATCCGCATGCTCTGCGGGCTTTTGACGCCCGACAGCGGCGAGGGCACCTGCCTGGGGTACGACATCAGGCGCGACGCCGAGCGGATCAAGCGCCAGGTCGGCTACATGACCCAGCGCTTCAGCCTGTATCAGGATCTCTCGGTGCGGGAGAACCTGGAGTTCGTCGCACGGCTCTACGGCATGCGCGATGCGCGCGGCGCGGCGGGTGAAATGATCAAGCGGCTCGGCCTCTCCGGCCGCGAGGAGCAGCTCGCGGGCGAGCTCTCCGGCGGCTGGAAGCAGCGGCTGGCGCTGGGGGCCTGCACGCTGCCCAATCCGCAGCTCCTGCTGCTGGACGAGCCGACCGCCGGCGTCGATCCTAAGGCGCGGCGCGACTTCTGGAACGAGATTCATGCGCTCGCGGCCGAAGGTCTCACCGTGCTGGTCTCTACCCATTACATGGACGAGGCCGAGCGCTGTCACGAGATCGCGTACATCGCCTATGGGCATCTCCTGACGCACGGTACCGTGGACGAGGTGATCGCGAAATCCGCGCTCACGACCTACACCGTCACCGGCGATGATTTGAATGGCCTCGCCACCGATCTCACCGGCAAGCCCGGCGTCGACATGGTGGCGCCGTTCGGCACCTCGCTGCACGTCTCGGGCCGCGACGTCGCAACGCTTGATGCCAGCATCGCGCCCTGGCGCGACAAAGGCGGCCTGCACTGGCAGAAGTCGCATCCCTCGCTCGAAGACGTCTTCATCGAGCTCATGAACCGCTCCAGGGACAATTTCCAATAA
- a CDS encoding ABC transporter permease, translated as MSATDVSGHGHDIRERFGFWRRSYAMVVKEFIQLRRDRVSFAMIVMIPVMQLLLFGYAINTTPHNLPSAVLLQEDSDLARSVLKALENTAYFRFTREVHDVAEFDNLLKSGKVLFGVEIPRGFERAVRRGDRPALLVAADATDPVAASAALGSLGMIVQTALKHDLYIGDPPEMPFEIRAHARYNPAASSRLNIVPGLVGTILTMTMLIFTALSVTREVERGTMESLLSMPIRPVEVMFGKIIPYVLVGFIQAFLILSIGVLLFGVPVLGSLTLLALLSTLFITTNLAIGYTFSTIVQNQLQAMQMSMMFFLPSILLSGFMFPFAGMPVWAQYLGEGLPLTHYVRIVRAIMLKGATVQNLQYDALALAALMLVAMIIAVTRFRRTLD; from the coding sequence ATGAGCGCTACTGACGTATCAGGTCACGGTCACGACATCCGCGAGCGCTTCGGCTTCTGGCGGCGCTCTTATGCGATGGTGGTGAAGGAGTTCATCCAGCTCCGGCGCGACCGCGTCTCCTTCGCCATGATCGTGATGATCCCCGTGATGCAGCTTCTGCTGTTCGGCTACGCCATCAACACCACGCCGCACAATCTGCCGAGCGCCGTCCTGCTGCAGGAGGATAGCGATCTCGCGCGCTCCGTGCTGAAGGCGCTGGAGAACACCGCCTATTTCCGTTTCACCCGCGAGGTGCACGACGTCGCGGAGTTCGACAACCTGCTGAAGTCCGGCAAGGTGCTGTTCGGCGTCGAGATTCCGCGCGGCTTCGAGCGGGCGGTGCGGCGCGGGGACAGGCCGGCGCTGCTGGTCGCGGCCGATGCGACCGATCCGGTCGCGGCCAGCGCCGCGCTCGGCTCGCTCGGCATGATCGTGCAGACCGCGCTCAAGCACGATCTCTATATCGGCGATCCCCCGGAGATGCCGTTCGAGATCCGCGCGCACGCCCGCTACAATCCGGCCGCGTCGTCGCGGCTGAACATCGTGCCGGGCCTCGTCGGCACCATCCTGACCATGACCATGCTGATCTTCACCGCGCTGTCGGTCACGCGCGAGGTCGAGCGCGGCACGATGGAAAGCCTGCTCTCGATGCCGATCAGGCCGGTCGAGGTGATGTTCGGCAAGATCATCCCTTACGTGCTGGTCGGCTTCATCCAGGCCTTCCTGATCCTCTCGATTGGCGTGTTGCTGTTCGGCGTGCCCGTGCTCGGCAGCCTCACCTTGCTGGCGCTGCTGTCGACGCTGTTCATCACCACCAATCTCGCGATCGGCTACACTTTCTCGACCATCGTGCAGAACCAGCTCCAGGCCATGCAGATGTCGATGATGTTCTTCCTGCCGAGCATTTTGCTGTCCGGCTTCATGTTCCCGTTCGCTGGCATGCCGGTCTGGGCGCAATATCTCGGCGAGGGGCTGCCGCTGACGCATTATGTGCGTATCGTCCGCGCCATCATGCTCAAAGGCGCAACTGTTCAGAACCTGCAATACGACGCGTTGGCGCTGGCGGCCCTCATGCTGGTCGCCATGATCATCGCCGTGACGCGCTTCCGCCGCACGCTCGATTGA
- a CDS encoding adenylate/guanylate cyclase domain-containing protein yields the protein MVSFASRAAGQQAAISADFEHELAREVLRTELLRVKALIVTGCVMILFITAMYLFAPSVVERVWHGTSGLIEVYGVLIGFVLFEVWVQSQIRRNLRLDRDVPVVRRYVGALIETSLPTVILVLEIRSMGAIPALGFAVPLVYFIFIILSTLRLDFRLSAFTGFVAAAQLFAVALYFDPVSGAGEPQAYFHAVRSCIILVCGVLAGAVGAQLRRQFAASITAATARDRVTNLFGQHVSPQVVERLMAEGTSAGGDIRRVAVMFVDFRGFTAGARSRSPQDVVDRLDGAFAVLVDILDRHGGIVNKFLGDGFLALFGAPLAASDAAHRAVAAGREMLTAMDRINAQSSWPLRIGIGIHFGEVVAGNIGSPRRKEYTVIGDTVNFASRLEALNKDFGSQLLISSAVRDVLGDDGDDAVALGEVEVRGYERPMAVFQLG from the coding sequence ATGGTCAGTTTTGCAAGCAGGGCAGCCGGGCAGCAAGCCGCGATATCGGCGGATTTCGAGCACGAGCTGGCACGCGAGGTGCTGCGGACCGAGCTGTTGCGCGTCAAGGCCCTGATCGTGACGGGATGCGTCATGATCCTGTTCATCACTGCGATGTACCTGTTTGCCCCGAGCGTCGTGGAGCGGGTCTGGCATGGGACGTCCGGGCTGATCGAGGTCTACGGCGTGCTGATCGGGTTTGTCCTGTTCGAGGTCTGGGTTCAGTCCCAGATCAGGCGAAATCTCAGGCTCGATCGAGACGTGCCGGTGGTCAGACGGTATGTCGGCGCGCTGATCGAAACCTCGCTGCCGACGGTCATCCTCGTCCTGGAGATCCGGAGCATGGGGGCGATCCCGGCACTCGGTTTTGCCGTGCCTCTGGTCTATTTCATCTTCATCATTCTCTCGACGCTGCGCCTCGATTTCCGGTTGTCGGCCTTCACCGGTTTCGTGGCGGCGGCCCAGCTCTTCGCCGTTGCACTCTATTTTGATCCCGTCAGCGGCGCCGGCGAGCCTCAGGCCTATTTCCACGCCGTGCGCAGCTGCATCATCCTGGTCTGCGGCGTGCTCGCAGGCGCCGTCGGCGCACAACTCCGCCGGCAGTTCGCGGCAAGCATCACGGCAGCCACCGCGCGCGACCGCGTCACAAACCTGTTCGGCCAGCACGTCTCGCCGCAGGTCGTCGAGCGGCTGATGGCGGAGGGAACTAGCGCCGGCGGCGACATCAGGCGCGTCGCGGTGATGTTCGTCGACTTCCGCGGCTTCACCGCCGGCGCACGCTCGCGCTCGCCGCAGGACGTGGTCGATCGGCTCGACGGCGCCTTCGCCGTGCTGGTCGACATCCTCGATCGCCATGGCGGCATCGTGAACAAGTTCTTGGGCGACGGCTTTCTCGCACTGTTTGGGGCACCGCTCGCCGCATCCGACGCCGCGCACCGGGCCGTCGCTGCCGGCCGCGAGATGCTCACCGCGATGGACCGCATCAACGCACAATCGAGCTGGCCGCTGCGGATCGGCATCGGCATCCATTTCGGCGAGGTCGTCGCCGGCAATATTGGCTCACCGCGGCGCAAGGAGTACACCGTGATCGGCGACACCGTGAACTTTGCTTCAAGGCTGGAGGCGCTGAACAAGGATTTCGGCTCGCAGCTCCTGATCTCGTCCGCGGTGCGCGATGTGCTCGGCGATGATGGCGACGATGCCGTCGCGCTTGGAGAGGTCGAGGTGCGCGGCTACGAGCGGCCGATGGCGGTGTTTCAACTGGGATAG
- a CDS encoding GntR family transcriptional regulator has protein sequence MNSVPLDDRLPRYQRLRDDLAARINRNEWRPGEPIPSEAELAAHYGVAIGTVRKAIDQLVSDAVLERQQGRGTFVRRARFNSSLFRFFRFQSESGERRVPQSRILRRKCVPATSAVASALRIPQGEPVISLSRLRLIDDVPLLADEIWLQKSRFAAILDIDPSEFGDLLYPLYEERCGEVVVSAEEILTVETASEMQARLLRLEAHAPLIVIERLALDLERRPIEWRRSRGPANRFRYHAEIR, from the coding sequence ATGAATTCAGTCCCGCTCGACGACCGCCTGCCTCGCTATCAGCGTCTGCGCGACGATCTCGCCGCGCGGATCAACCGCAATGAATGGCGCCCGGGCGAGCCGATCCCGTCGGAGGCCGAGCTCGCTGCGCATTACGGCGTCGCGATCGGCACCGTGCGCAAGGCGATCGATCAGCTGGTCAGCGACGCCGTGCTGGAGCGCCAGCAGGGCCGCGGCACCTTCGTCCGCCGCGCGCGCTTCAACTCCTCGCTGTTCCGCTTCTTCCGCTTCCAGTCCGAGAGCGGCGAGCGCCGCGTGCCGCAAAGCCGCATCCTCAGGCGGAAATGCGTGCCGGCTACCTCCGCCGTCGCATCCGCGCTGCGCATCCCCCAAGGCGAGCCCGTGATCAGCCTGTCGCGCCTGCGCCTGATCGACGACGTGCCGCTGCTCGCCGATGAGATCTGGCTGCAAAAGTCGCGCTTCGCGGCGATCCTCGACATCGACCCGTCCGAATTCGGCGACCTGCTTTATCCTCTCTATGAGGAGCGCTGCGGTGAGGTGGTGGTGTCGGCGGAGGAAATCCTGACGGTCGAGACCGCGAGCGAGATGCAGGCCCGCCTGCTGCGGCTCGAGGCGCACGCGCCGCTGATCGTCATCGAGCGTCTCGCGCTCGATCTCGAACGGCGCCCAATCGAATGGCGCCGCTCGCGCGGGCCTGCCAACCGCTTCCGCTACCACGCCGAGATCCGGTGA
- a CDS encoding MFS transporter, with amino-acid sequence MANWYSESSPLERRTFWASFGGWALDALDVQMFGLAIPALIAAFGISKADAGLLGSITLFFGAFGGWIGGALGDRFGRVKALQITVATFALATFACAFAMTYTQLLVLKAIQGLGFGAEWACGAVLMAEIIRPEHRGKALGSVQSAWAVGWGAAVLLSALVFTYAPADIAWRILFAIGLLPALLIIFIRRGLKEPQRAAASAAPPPFFATLAGIFHRDVLRATLIGGLFGTGAHGGYAALTTFLPTYLREVRHLSVLGSSGYLAVIIIAFFCGCVMSGIVSDRIGRRANVALFATACIVTVLVYIFAPLTNSQMLVLGFPLGFFSAGIPASMAALFSELYPAGVRGTGVGFCYNFGRIVSAAFPFLVGYLSDHIGLGPAIGIDAAFAYSLVLIAVLLLPETRGKVFEQAAVGTRA; translated from the coding sequence ATGGCAAACTGGTACAGCGAAAGCTCGCCGCTGGAGCGGCGCACCTTCTGGGCAAGCTTCGGCGGTTGGGCGCTCGACGCACTCGACGTCCAGATGTTTGGCCTTGCCATCCCCGCGCTGATCGCGGCCTTCGGGATCAGCAAGGCTGATGCCGGCCTGCTCGGCTCGATCACGCTGTTCTTTGGCGCCTTCGGCGGCTGGATCGGCGGCGCGCTCGGCGACCGCTTCGGTCGCGTCAAGGCGCTCCAGATCACGGTCGCCACCTTTGCGCTTGCGACCTTCGCCTGCGCCTTTGCGATGACCTACACCCAGCTCCTGGTGCTCAAGGCCATTCAGGGCCTCGGCTTCGGCGCCGAATGGGCCTGCGGCGCGGTGCTGATGGCCGAGATCATCCGCCCCGAGCATCGCGGCAAGGCGCTCGGCTCGGTGCAGAGCGCGTGGGCGGTGGGCTGGGGCGCAGCCGTGCTGCTGTCCGCCCTGGTCTTCACCTACGCGCCGGCGGACATCGCCTGGCGGATCCTGTTCGCGATCGGACTGTTGCCCGCGCTGCTGATCATCTTCATTCGCCGCGGCCTGAAGGAGCCGCAGCGCGCGGCGGCGAGTGCAGCCCCGCCGCCGTTCTTCGCCACGCTCGCCGGCATCTTCCATCGTGACGTGCTGCGCGCGACCCTGATCGGCGGTCTCTTCGGGACCGGCGCGCATGGCGGCTACGCCGCGCTGACGACGTTCCTGCCGACCTATCTTCGCGAGGTACGGCATCTGTCGGTGCTGGGCTCGAGCGGCTATCTCGCCGTCATCATCATCGCATTCTTCTGCGGTTGCGTGATGAGCGGCATCGTCAGCGACCGCATCGGCAGGCGCGCCAACGTCGCGCTCTTCGCCACCGCCTGCATCGTCACCGTGCTGGTCTACATCTTTGCGCCGCTGACCAATTCGCAGATGCTGGTGCTGGGTTTCCCCTTGGGCTTCTTCTCGGCAGGCATCCCGGCGAGCATGGCGGCGCTGTTCAGCGAGCTCTATCCGGCGGGTGTGCGCGGCACCGGAGTCGGCTTCTGCTACAATTTCGGGCGCATCGTTTCCGCCGCGTTTCCGTTCCTCGTCGGCTATCTCAGCGACCATATCGGCCTTGGGCCCGCGATCGGTATCGACGCGGCCTTTGCCTATTCGCTGGTGCTGATCGCGGTGCTGCTGCTGCCCGAGACCCGCGGCAAGGTGTTTGAGCAGGCCGCCGTCGGTACGCGCGCCTGA
- a CDS encoding amidohydrolase, whose product MTRNERGLTRRQFGAGAAALASVIASAGRAMSEVKIPAIDTHAHVFHRGLKLAPGRRYAPDYDAPLDLYLQQLDRNGMTNGVLVQPSFLGTDNSYLVECLKVAGGRLRGIAVVDPAVPAEELAALDREGVVGIRLNLVGQPLPDLGAPEWKSLLASVKSLGWQVEIQRNASDLATLAPQLLDRGITVVLDHFALPDPKLGVADPGFQAVLKLGATKNVWVKISAPYRNGAAGESFAKEAYPLLRTAYGLDRLLWGSDWPHTQFEAVQTYEKNRRFLDELVTDKDERAQVLASPRPLFRF is encoded by the coding sequence ATGACGAGAAACGAACGCGGCCTGACGCGCCGTCAATTCGGCGCGGGCGCTGCTGCCCTTGCCTCAGTGATCGCCAGTGCGGGCAGGGCGATGAGTGAGGTGAAAATTCCGGCGATCGATACCCATGCCCACGTCTTTCACCGTGGCCTGAAGCTCGCTCCCGGCCGGCGTTACGCACCGGACTACGACGCGCCGCTCGATCTGTATCTGCAGCAGCTCGATCGGAACGGCATGACTAATGGCGTGCTGGTACAGCCGAGCTTTCTCGGCACTGACAATTCCTATCTTGTCGAATGCCTGAAGGTGGCCGGCGGCCGGCTGCGCGGCATCGCCGTCGTCGATCCCGCGGTCCCTGCCGAGGAGCTTGCCGCGCTCGATCGCGAAGGCGTGGTCGGCATCCGTCTCAACCTCGTCGGCCAGCCCTTGCCGGATCTCGGCGCGCCCGAATGGAAGTCGTTGCTCGCATCGGTCAAATCGCTGGGCTGGCAGGTCGAGATCCAGCGCAACGCCTCCGATCTCGCAACGCTCGCGCCGCAGCTGCTCGACCGCGGCATCACCGTCGTGCTCGATCACTTCGCGCTGCCCGATCCGAAACTCGGCGTCGCCGACCCGGGCTTCCAGGCTGTGCTGAAGCTGGGTGCGACCAAAAACGTCTGGGTCAAGATATCCGCGCCGTACCGCAACGGTGCCGCCGGCGAAAGCTTTGCGAAGGAAGCCTATCCCCTGCTGCGCACAGCTTACGGTCTCGACCGTCTGTTGTGGGGCAGCGACTGGCCGCACACGCAGTTCGAGGCGGTGCAGACTTACGAGAAGAACCGCCGCTTCCTCGACGAGCTCGTCACGGACAAGGACGAGCGCGCGCAAGTGTTGGCCTCGCCGCGACCACTCTTCCGCTTCTAG
- a CDS encoding PhzF family phenazine biosynthesis protein, which produces MQRRYITVDVFTNRIFGGNQLAVVLDAGGLSTQQMQAIATEFNYSETILVLPPRDKANDAEVRIFTPVRELPFAGHPNVGTAFVLATLAREPKQRLLFEEKAGLVPVDIQREQGRVVNAELTAPQPLSRLSQLSANDVAACLSLSAEDIRLDRHAPQVVGVGTPFVVAEVGSRDAVRRAKPDAAAFGRVMPRDGAFGVYFYTRDVPAAEAPCDLQARMFFPGASGLIEDPATGSATVAAAALFADLDPQRDGELKLTIGQGFDMGRPSILLTRVVKQNGALLSSHVGG; this is translated from the coding sequence ATGCAACGGCGCTACATCACAGTCGACGTATTCACCAACCGCATCTTCGGCGGCAACCAGCTCGCCGTCGTGCTCGATGCCGGCGGGCTGTCGACGCAGCAGATGCAGGCGATCGCGACCGAGTTCAACTATTCCGAGACCATCTTGGTGCTGCCGCCGCGCGACAAGGCGAACGATGCCGAGGTGCGCATCTTCACGCCCGTCAGGGAGCTTCCCTTTGCCGGGCATCCCAATGTCGGCACGGCGTTCGTGCTTGCAACGCTCGCCAGGGAGCCGAAACAGCGTCTGCTGTTCGAGGAGAAGGCGGGCCTCGTGCCGGTGGACATTCAGCGGGAGCAGGGCAGGGTGGTCAACGCCGAGCTCACCGCACCGCAGCCCTTGAGCCGCCTCTCGCAACTTTCTGCAAACGACGTTGCAGCCTGTCTTTCGCTGAGTGCAGAAGACATCAGGTTGGATCGGCACGCGCCGCAGGTTGTCGGCGTGGGAACGCCGTTCGTGGTGGCGGAGGTGGGCTCGCGCGATGCCGTGCGACGGGCGAAACCCGACGCTGCGGCGTTCGGCCGGGTGATGCCGCGCGACGGCGCCTTTGGGGTCTATTTCTACACGCGCGACGTTCCTGCCGCTGAAGCGCCTTGCGATCTCCAGGCGCGGATGTTCTTTCCCGGCGCCAGCGGCCTGATCGAGGACCCCGCCACCGGCAGCGCCACGGTCGCCGCTGCCGCCCTGTTCGCCGATCTCGATCCCCAGCGCGATGGCGAGTTGAAGCTCACCATCGGCCAGGGTTTTGATATGGGCAGGCCGAGCATCCTGCTGACGCGCGTGGTGAAGCAGAACGGCGCGCTGCTGTCCTCCCACGTCGGCGGCTAG
- a CDS encoding DUF488 family protein, translated as MAKAKKLFTIGYEQTPPKAVLDELEQAGVKLLVDVRAVTSSRRPGFSKKQLAAGLDERGIAYVHLAALGTPKEGRLAARSGEYAALEKIYSKHLKTPQAKEELDELSALVKKGGPVCLLCYERDHTHCHRQMIAEIIEDRDGVKVENLVGRQV; from the coding sequence ATGGCCAAAGCGAAAAAGCTCTTCACCATCGGCTATGAGCAGACGCCGCCCAAGGCGGTGCTGGACGAGCTGGAGCAGGCCGGCGTCAAGCTGCTCGTCGACGTGCGCGCGGTGACGTCCTCGCGCCGGCCGGGCTTTTCCAAGAAGCAGCTCGCGGCAGGGCTCGACGAGCGCGGCATCGCCTATGTCCATTTGGCGGCGCTGGGCACGCCGAAGGAAGGACGCCTCGCCGCGCGCAGCGGCGAGTATGCGGCGCTTGAAAAGATCTACTCAAAGCACCTGAAGACGCCGCAAGCGAAGGAAGAGCTCGACGAATTGTCGGCGCTGGTGAAGAAGGGCGGCCCCGTCTGCCTGCTCTGCTACGAGCGCGACCACACCCACTGCCACCGCCAGATGATCGCGGAGATCATCGAGGACCGCGATGGGGTGAAGGTGGAGAATTTGGTCGGGCGGCAGGTGTAG
- a CDS encoding DUF72 domain-containing protein, which produces MAKAKTASQKSGNIFIGIGGWTFEPWRGVFYPEKLTQAKELSYAASKLTSIEINGTYYGSQKPESFRKWASEVPDGFVFSVKGPRFATNRRVLAEAGDSIKRFYDSGVLELRDRLGPVLWQFAPTKKFDGADFGKFLELLPRKLDGRALRHVVEVRHDSFCTPDFVALLREFETPVVFAEHGKYPAIADVVSDFVYARLQKGNDELKTCYPPRDLVAWGSRFQAWASGSEPDDLPKVDKAKPKKEPRDVFAYVIHEGKVRAPAGAMELIARVA; this is translated from the coding sequence GTGGCCAAAGCAAAAACCGCGTCGCAAAAATCGGGCAACATCTTCATCGGCATCGGCGGCTGGACTTTCGAGCCCTGGCGCGGCGTGTTCTATCCGGAGAAGCTCACGCAGGCGAAGGAGCTGTCCTATGCCGCATCGAAGCTGACCTCGATCGAGATCAACGGCACCTATTACGGCTCGCAGAAGCCGGAGAGCTTTCGCAAATGGGCCTCCGAAGTGCCCGACGGCTTCGTCTTCTCGGTCAAGGGACCGCGCTTTGCCACCAACCGGAGGGTGCTGGCGGAGGCCGGCGATTCCATCAAGCGGTTCTACGATTCCGGCGTGCTGGAGCTGCGCGACCGCCTTGGACCCGTGCTGTGGCAATTCGCGCCGACCAAGAAGTTCGACGGCGCCGATTTCGGCAAGTTCCTGGAGCTGTTGCCGCGCAAGCTCGATGGCCGCGCGCTGCGTCATGTGGTCGAGGTTCGTCACGACAGCTTCTGCACGCCCGATTTCGTCGCGCTGCTGCGCGAGTTCGAGACGCCGGTGGTGTTCGCCGAGCACGGCAAATATCCGGCGATTGCGGATGTCGTCAGCGATTTCGTCTACGCCCGGCTTCAAAAGGGCAATGACGAGCTGAAGACCTGCTATCCGCCCAGGGATCTCGTTGCCTGGGGCTCGCGGTTTCAGGCCTGGGCCTCGGGTAGTGAACCGGATGACCTGCCGAAGGTTGACAAGGCAAAGCCCAAGAAGGAGCCGCGCGACGTGTTCGCCTATGTCATCCACGAGGGCAAGGTGCGCGCGCCAGCCGGCGCCATGGAACTGATCGCGCGCGTTGCCTGA